The genomic DNA AGGCCTCAATTAGCAGCCCTTATCTGCCAGCGAATGGTCAGCATTACTTGAAGTGATGTACTTGCAGGAGTATTAAGTGTCCGGCTGTTGATCTCTGGCTTCAGAACTATAAATCGGCATGGTCTTCTTTTTCTTTCCTGTGGTGTTTTTGTCAAACTAAATCCAATATGTATTTAACTGTATGCTGTCTCAATGGGTACAGTTCTACCAGTAATGATGTCACTGCACACTATTGCACAGTTAAATGAAGCAATCACAGTGCAGAGACATTACTGCTTGTATAACTGACACTTGTTGCTGAGTTATGGGAGGAAGTATTGTGAAAAACGTGTTGGTTTGTGATAAAACTATCATCAACTTTAAACATCTAATCATTGAAACAAAAGAAACTGTACAAGAAAGTCAAAATGTTGATGTTTAATTTATATTTGATTTTGATTGCGCTGTAGTGTGAATTGGTCAAACTGTGCACAGGCATTTGTTGCATATTGTGGATGACCTACTATTTCATGGCGTCGTCAGtaaactgatgaaggcactagctgaaaagTCTACTTGACTTGTAATTTCAGAATTTCATCTCTGTGTTTTTCACAGCGGTGAAAGTTGCCATGGGAATGCAGAAGCAGATCACAGCCAAGCGTGGGCAGATTGATGCTCTGCAGAGCAGGATCCACTTTCTGGAGGAGACTGTTGAAAACATTGCCAAGGCAAGGCAGCCCCAGCTTTCCAAGAGGAAGATTCCCTTTGACCTTACAACACTGCTCTATGACCTTCATCTAAACTAGCAATCGATCAGACATTAAAGGACAGgcggtatatatttgcattccATCAACACAACTCTtactttaaaacttttaaaagagTCTAGGAAAAATAAATCCACAAAATACAGCCTTCTTTCCATATAAGACACAAAGTACCGGGGGCTTAGACTTGGGCTATAATCACACATTATTTCTATGGCAGTGGTTAAAACCTGCTCTGTTTTGACAGaaatttgctgtatttttcaaaaaaaagttgctgtttgtttagttttttttctttatttcattgCTTGTCTCCTACAGGAGAAACGTTTCATGAAATCTGAAATCAACAGATTGAACCTGGAGCTAACTAGTGTATCAGCAGAGAAGAAAAAGTTGACGACAGAGGTAGAAGCCATCCAGTCCTTGGAGAAACATCTAAAGGAAAAAGTAATCAGACTGGAGGATGCCCTCTCAAAGGTAACAGGAATCCTAGTCATGTTTTCACACTAGACTTCAATACGCAACAGGAGCCCCATTGAACTCGCTACCATTTGCCTTTACACCAGAAGGAAATCGTGGGGGGACTCCCGGTATAGTTTCAATGCCAAATGAATTAAGTGGGGAGTACTTGTATTTGTACTCATGCGCAGATGAAATGGCATTTAATCACTTATACAGTAGTCGGTGTGTAAGCAAATGATTTTGTACCACACAGCGTTCTGGACTAGTTCCCTGTTGTGAGGGCAATGAGGAGGGATTGCGCCAAGGAGTGAATATTACAAACTTCAGGAGAAAAATGGTACTGTGTGGGGGAAAAACTGCTGAAGTGTATTAACTTTTAGTGGGTTCTCCTTGTTTTAACAAACAACCTGGGAGAAATATTCCTCGAATCCtttagaaaactgaaaaaaaaagattccgtTTTGTACCTACACTTTCATTATATTTGTAATCAATTTTTTAGAACCACATATTCAGGTTTGATGAAACTTTTGGTACACACTGTtgacacctgattggctgagatatactgtatattgtattgggacgatattattattattatttatttcttagcagacgcccttatccagggcgacttactaacaattgttacaagatatcacttttttgtttttgtttttacatacaattacatttttttttttttacacattattttttacatacaattacccatttatacagttgggtttttactagagcaatctaggtaaagtaccttgctcaagggtacagcagcagtgtcccccacctgggattgaacccacgaccctccggtcaagagtccagagccctacccactactccacactgctgctgtgttgTGATATGATTGCTGTGGATATAGGTAatggtggtgtgtttttttttgcggTTCTTGATGCTAACACCACATAACttgtgtagcagtgtggagtgcTCAAGTACTGCTTGTTGGCACTTAAATTCAACAGACGTGTGATCGGTTTGCTGAATGCCAAGTCGGAATCCAGCAACAGGAGCAGGAATGTATGCGTCTGAAACTGCAGCATGCTTTGGATGTGAAGGTAGATGACTTTCAAGATCCTCTCTTCTTGTTTATTAAAAGCTGACCTGTTTAGAAACAGACCATCTTTTCCTTCACTTACTGGGAAGTAAGGTCTTTACAAAAAGACAGTAGAGTATTGCTGTGACAGAATAGAAAGTAGTGCATTTGgttatgtttttaatgttttaaactcatgGTGAAATAATGAGAGAAACAGAAAAAAGGAAGGGAAGGTCTGACACAGACCTCGACTTGCCTAAATAATATGCTGTTTGAGAGCACAGGGTTTTGAATTTAATTTGTCAGAATTAACAAGAAAAGGAACGAAAgtagagaaagaaaaagagattAAAATAGGGGTAGTATTCCAAATATTAAATGTTTGAGTCTTTTTTATTCTAGCTGTGGCGTGTTACTGTTTATTCTAACAAACTAAATTCAAAACCCTGTGTTCTCAAACAGCATGTTATTTTGGCACGTCAAGGTCTGTGTCGGTCACAATCTTCGGTAGGAATGTTGGTAGTTGCCTGTCGGATGGGGGCACATTTCAATATTATATGTACTAAGTTTTTTAATTGGATTTCCTCATGGAAGTAAAAGAGGCACGAACACACATCATGACTCTGCAGAGTATGTGTTCATATGTGTAATATTGTACTCTAAGGCACTTTAAACCCTGTTACTGGGTTAGACTTGACCATAGGTCCATGTAGTTTGACCATAGTTCCATGTAGCTTATTCTTTCCACTCAGTGTGTTGTTTGCAAAGAGTAAACGCATCTTCTTGTTTTTTAAGGAACTTCAGGGTCCAAAGTACAGAACATCACAGCATCCGTCTGCTTACACTGCCAACCTGCCGATCTCCCAGCTCACCTCCGGATACCTCTCTGCAGTAAGCCTGGCGTACTGATATTTTTCACCTATATTAAATCTGcagaatcacttttttttttttttttttaatttagtagtcaccaatagttttgttttttttatcatttaatcccaatttagaatatccaattatttttaggcttagctcaccgctaccacccccgcgctgactcgggagggtgaagacgaacacacaatgtcctccgaagcgtgtggcgtcagccgaccgctttttttcacactgcagacccactatgcagccatctcagagctacagtgtcggaggacaacgcagctctgggtagcttacaggctagcccgcaggcgcctgacctaagcccccccagccccgggcggtgcttggccaattgtgcggcgcaccctgggagctcccgtccacggttggcagtagaatagcctggactcgaaccagcgacgtccaggctatagggcacatcctgcactccacgcggagcacctttacagGATGCACCACTCGTGAGCCCCTTGCAGAATCACTTtttaactgcagtttttttttttgtttggttatgTACTTTATCATAGTTAATTAAAATCATCTAAAAGATCGGGAAGCAAAACACATAGGGTATTTACATTGgacattgttttttattattattattattaatttgtcttATTGGTCCCTCTTTTCAAAGACAACAATGAAATTCAAACTCACTCCAAAGCTCTAACTGCAATCAGATCACGTGACCTACAGAAACATCTatagtgttgttttttaaatactttcaTATCctgataattacaaaaaaattaaaaagcacaatAAAAGAGGGACCTGAAATAAAGTCAATAAAGCTAATAGGAGTTAAGAAAGTTACAAAACATGATCAATATGGTCCTTGTACTTGAGTTCATGTTTGGTATGCGTTGCAGTGTTTAAGAATCACTACCGAGTACAGCACCTGAAGGGGTTGTATTTGAGTAACCAGTGGAGGAAACGCTACTTCCCTCatcattgggcagcagtgtggcgtagtggttagtgctctggactcttgaccggagggtcatgggttcaatccccagtggaggacactgctgctgtacccttgagcaaggtactttacctagattgctctagtaaaaacccaactgtataaatgggtaattgtatgtaaaaaataatgtgatattttgtaacaattgtaagtcgccctggataagggcgtctgctaagaaataaaataataatcattctcGGATTTATagatgaaagacaaaaaaaaaaagggttaataCGACATACAGAAGAGGAAAGCTGTTTTTCACACTTATCTATTTCTTTTTTCCGCAGCCTAAAACCACAGCTCTGCAAGAAGACCCAGCGCACGATATAAAGAAGCTTCTGAAGGAGCTGAGGAGCATGATCCAGGAAGACCGCAACGCCTCGGCTCCTGCCAAGAACAGCACTGATGTGGAAACTCCCGCGTCCCCATGGGGAAGCAAGGATGTAATGTGAGAGACTTTAACACTTTAACTTATTTCCTCACTGCTGTCTTCCACTGTAAGGGACATTCTATAGAGCGAGTAGCTTCAGattacattatcttttttttttctaaacttctTGATATTTTGTGTGTGAAGCTGAtttgacctgagttcaggagctgctcttgagTTTTGGTTGTTTGCCAAAGACATACGTAGACGAGCCAAAGTGTCAGTGCCTGTCGTCGAGATGGGTTTGACATTTACTTGTAAACTGACACTTGCATGTCTGTGGCAGGCAGCTACAGGTGGAACTCAAGAGCAGAATTTGTTCATCTgcattagcactccttgggaaaatgtcaaattaaaaacattttatatgtttaaacctgtaacattataaataaacctaatctgaactgtcctttattcatttaaataaatattgtgaaagatggaaatcacataaaatatgcactgagtgaaaataaacatttttgaaacactttaattttagtaaattaaaataaattgcaaaaactgaACAAACCTTTAAATTTGGTACCTTTTGTATAAttgaaaatgcagttatttttcttggtcatcaaacaagaaagtgcctgtctcttattattcccatatcataaatacctgaacaggaatcacttttgagtaaaaccagtacaacgtgcatgagaacataactcttaaatcctaatttctgaacactgtgtagctaaaacgtccagccgttacctctcatgctgaactgtcatgcacaaaaaagacaaaTGCAATGCAGAAGGAAACAAGTTACTTttgcataagttacttttttaGCCACAtctctgtacaaccaaatacaaaatgcaaaatcCTATTCAGGTGGCTTGTAAAATCCgccccccccaaataaaataaaatcggaGAGCAGCTAcgccacttaaccaaaagaaaacttatgaaaataaatccatctgcagcaaaatttgaatttatttattattattttccagcaaaacattctagcgttattttaagactgTGAACGAGCCTGTAATCAGTAAAATAGCAGTGTACCAAAacatcagtttgattaataacttgatttagttaatattgaaacatacatcaaagtactcaatattttaaatgttaatagctaattagtcacaaaaacgtattcatcataggcatcaatttaatttttaaatgaatattatcaagtacaaaagttagtattgaaatgtttctacaaaagaaaaaacccattccagcacctcaaaactgagcccacagTACAactgcattcaaactcctgtagctgccttttttgttctttatactttgcaaaacataTTCTTTGGTATGAAGTATGAAGGTATGAGGTATGAAGACAAAGAGCATTCCATTGGCATAAATGTATTGGCTTGCTTAATATAACCAATAATGCTAATAGTACTAAATAAATGCATGCTGCTGGCACCCTTCAATGTTGTCTATGCCATGCTTGCTGTCTGCAGAGATCCCCTAACCTTGCATACTGTGGACCTTGAAGATGAACTCAGTATAAACACTCTGGGGCCTGAGGGTGAGTTCATGCTGTGTTTTAACTCGGCTGCTTTACACCTCATTAACCCATTCTCTGAAATGATTACTACAATCCATAGGGCTGTGCAAATGCTCAAAAATGTGGTTATTTCCCAACAAGAAAATATACATTTCCCTCATCTATACCATCGAATAGCATCAATGGCAATGAACTTCTACAAAATCTGAGTATTTGCACAGCCCTAATAATCGGTGTTTAAAAGAACACAAGTTAGTCCAAGATGAGCGATTATGGGGTCTGGGAAACCAGCCATAGgtgttgaacaaaaaaaatagatatttttattGTAACACCAAAGGGTAGAAGAAAAATTCTTCCcattttgtacatactgtacctgtAACACATAGTTACATCTATTATAAGTTATTTTTGTTATAGTTGATTAGGATGACCAAATTATATTtgtacctgtaaaaaaaaaaaaaaagaatctcttaaatttgttttctgtattgaaCACCAGTTTAAGCTCTGTGTATACAGAGTAGTATACGTCTTATGACTCTGGTAGTATGCAACCCTAAATTACTGTTGCATTTCAGATAGTAGTCATCTTTGTTGAAACTGTTTTCAAAGTAGGTGAAAGGAAACATACTGTTGTTGGAAAAAGGACAAAACCAAAAAAGGAACTGTAACAGAAATGAATATGCCGAGTTAttcatttctatttgtttaaatacTTTTTAGAATGAAAAAAAGCATACTTTGCACACATTGGCAATTACAGTAATAACCAAGGGTTGTTAACATTTGCTTGATCGGATTGTTTGTTTTACAGGATATGAACCCTCCTTTATTTCTGTGGCCCCCCGGTTCACCTCCTCTCCCAGGAAGCATTTTCCAGAGCCCAGGTCTCCAGTGCACTCCCTGCTCACTGCCCCGCTGAGCAGCAGACCCCAGCAGCCAGGACGTAGCGGAGGAGCTCCCATGGAGGAAGGCAGCAGTATGTCATTACTACATTAGCTGATGAAAGCGGTATTACTCACAAGCATACCCAATCCAGACAAAAATGAGGTTCAGGCCCATTCAACCACCTATTCTGATTACTGCATCGTTCAAGCAGCCTCGCTTGAGTGGAATGGCTGCTGGACTTGAGAGTTGCCAAAATGGCAGTTGATGGAAGATTCGTAAAGGCTTTTGTCTGCATTGGAATTTACACACATTATTGGTTTAatgttgtgtatttaaaaactGAAAGCCGTGCAGGTGTTGGATGAACAGCAAACTTAAAGATAATTGATTCCTTTGTTTCCTAGTAGGACACCAGCAGGTAGAAATGACTGGACAGGCCTGTGTGAAGCTGCAAGGCAGACTGGACAGCCTGCAGAACCTGGTTGAAGATCTACAGATTAAAAATCAAGGTACTGTCAACAATGACCTGCAGGTACAAACTGTTACATTTCACTGGCAGAACCTGCTAGTTTAAGGGCACGTTATCAGAAAAGTAAAAGACAAACCCTGATTCACAATCTTGGACTACTTAATGTTGCCttaggtaaggcagtccaagattagtggcAGTTGGTGTTTGTGAAACCACCCTATTGcattagtgttttattttccacaAAAAAAGTTGTACAAACATTTCACTGATGCAACAGCTTGGTTTCAAGGATTTTTGAATGACATTAGTAAAGTATTGTACTAATGATCTGAACAGCGTCAGATCTAAATATAAACGGTTAGCTGATCTCTTTCcactttattttaattacatttcaggatggcaataataataataaaaataaatcctccCGGGGGTAAAATATCAGCAAAATGAACAGAGTTAAATTGgaacagtatttagatctgctatGTTTTAGAGCATTAAAAATATACTACTGTTATTTTATACTGTTCATGAACAAGAAAAACAGTACAAACTTTGTACTAGTCAATTGCAGTACAACGCCATTGAAAGGTATGAAATTGTGCTACTGCATTATAATATGGTATAAGAATATGCTATCAGGAAAATATATGCTTCCGCTAACTTGCCTTTGCAAAAGCTATGCTAAGATAAAAACAGGCTGTGAAACTGTGAGCAACAGGATGTATGCTAATAGTACCAATGTATTGGCAGGACTCCAAAAGGCATATGTGACTAACAGCTATACCTAGTATATTGGGTAATGTGGCAGCGCATGAGCAGACTTGGTTTAAGAGTGCATCTCCCTGCAGGAGGGTGAGGGTGGACACAACCAATAGGGACGAGAGATAAGGGCGCTGTCTCATCACCATTGGCTAGCTCAAAGGATATAGCGCAATTTCATGCCACTATataaacaactgtaaaagcaGATGTGTTCAGAGGAAGGTTTTGATACCTCTGCAgagctgcgtgtgtgtgtgcctgaTACACTGCTTGTTTGAATTATGATCTTTTAATAAAGTGATCTCTGGTCTTTGGAAACCAGACCCACGTCTCCAACTGCTGATTGATTTTCCTCGCTACACCATCCATGTAATAATTACCGTATTATACACTGCACATATTTATATAGAAACGGCATGGATTCAAAAGTAATTCTCTCTGTCTTTTCATATCATAAAACCAGCAATACAAAGACATACAGCTTGTGTCCCGCTAGCTAGGTGCACGAGTTAATCGATTAGAGGCCGTAATCCTTTTAGATGGGATCAGAACCCAAGGGTTACAAGACTGGTAACAGTCTTGGGCTCCAAGGCATGCATTGGGAATGAGTCCTTTatgatataatttataaaacttaaaaaaaagcaaatagcAGATTCAATGTACAGTAAAgatataattttaaaacacttaacgGTAGCATTTCGTCTGGATTCTTATGAGTTCTCCAGGTTATGATTTCAATTAGAATTCTACAGGTTAGGATTTCAATTAAAAGGTTAAGTAgcttcatctgtttttttttttttttttaattcaccttGTCATTACATTTGTGATGTGGTTCTGAATTCAGCTCCCCAATATCGGAATGGAAGAAAGACTCCCATCGcttagcagtgtgatccattacCGGTTTTACGATGAGcttagacacacctgagcttagcTATACCCTGTGGCTGATCAAGCGCAtagaaaaacctggaatggttgaaactgctatgcaatagagtCTTATTTCAATTCCGGcaatattacattttaaccatAAAATCCACCTGCCATGATCTGAGCCTCTAAAATCTTAACTGCCGGCTTGTTATGCAGTTACTAGAGGGCAAGCCGAGCTGAAACGGATGCCTATCTTCAGCATGTACACATAAATATGTAATCATTTCAATTCACAGAAATGTCCTCCATGATCCAAAATCAAGAGAAAAGGATCAAGAAAGTGAAGGACCGGGAGAAGCTGTCAACTAACTGAAGGGAATTAAATCATTTTGATGGTTTCCAATGTTTGCAATTATCAACTGTGGTATCTTTTAAAATCATCTACCTAATAAACCAGATGAGTTCAAGTGCCTTAGAAAGAAATATAAAagtgttatttttacataaagaGTGGAACTATTTAAGTTGTATAAATTTGCAAGAACTGGTTTTATGTgggggttttatatatataaaaataatgacacacacaaaagcacacacacgttttgtatttttttttttatctttaatacaattttacaagttaaacaatatgttttgctttataaaaaaaaaaaaaaaaaaaaaaaaaacactttataccaagtttgtttttatgattggaattaaaagCATAACACAGCCAAATGATTCCTCCTATCACATGAGCCTGGGACATGCTAAAACTACCTTTTGGGAATGTAAACTGGACTGTCAATACTGTCTTTTTTGAAGTGTACAGGGTCGACATGAGGGAAAACCCATCTTTAATCCAAATCAAATGGCTCAACATTATTCATGTGCCTGTAAGCACAACCAATTTCATCCAAGTCTAGGCTGCTCTATATAAACAATTAGGACAGCTACAAGCAGTTGGAAAAGTTATTAAGATCAACATGTTTAACACAGCTATCTATTAAAGCCATTCTTTCTTTTTACATCAACAGCATTAAAATGCATACTACTGTAATGGAAGGTAAAGCAAAAATGTTGTCATTATTCTACTAAACACTGTCCAGACAGTCATCAACATGAATTAGTAATATACAAGTTTACATATCCATTGGTCTAACAGTGAGCAGATCACTAAAAGGTTccacaatgggggggggggggggacgacaccaCACCAAACACTTTACTCCTTAACATTCCTGCAACAGATATTAACCACCAGCTACTGGAAGTGCAACTGAATGCCTTGCCTTTGCAGCAAAAGCCTCAATTCAGAAGATTTCAGCACCAGATTACACGTGACATCCCCACCATGTGTGCGCTTGAATGTCATCATGGGTGGTTTCCAAACATCTGTTGAAACACTCTTCCCAGCGCTTGATCTTGCCATTCTCCACCATCACAAACTTCCATTCCATCTTCACATCAGCCGGTAGGGTAACGGAATTGCACCAAAATCCATCTTTATCCTGCCTTAGAGGCACGTAGTTCTCCCAGTTTCCAAGCTCCCTGTGGTTCCCAGTAACAGCAATCAACTGGAACGGTGAACGAGTAATATAGTGCACACGGAAAGACACACCGACATTCTGTGGCATTGGTGACACAGCCAAAATCTTCTTACTGGTCTGCACAGACTCCTGTATACCTGCGGTGTCCAGGTCTCCCCGCGCGCTCTCTTCTTTCGCTCTTGAATCTGTGTGAACGCCCGATTGCGCGTCCTGCATTTTTGTACTCTCTCCGCCATGCAGAACTCCATCAGAGTTGTCGTCAAGCCCCTTCAGCCACTCATTGTCATTCATTGTTGCCTCCATGATGCTTATTTCAGTTTTTTCCATACTGGGTTCCCATGCACTGTTCATATCCGCTTTAGAGCCCGTCATTTTCCTGCCCGTTACCGTCGCTTCTTTTTTTGGGAGCCGAGTTTGATTTTTCTCACTCAAATGCTCATTACTACCAGGCACAGTGCAAGTATGGTGTCCTTCAACAGAAGGCAGGTCCATTTCGTTCGGTGATGTAGAACCACTGTCAGTGCTTGCTGCAGCATCTTCCTCTTGCATGGGTTCCTCAACACAGGATGTCTCTTTGGACTCTTGTATGTTGCCCCCATTTTTCGTCAGATGATCTAGcaaaaaaatcacacaaaacaaaacaataaagtggTTCAATTGCAAGCCATATTAAAAGTGTTTTTGGTACCAAAGCGAATGTTTACTATTTTACAGAGGAATAGGATCGACAGCGACCTCCTATTAATCCTAGATGCCCTTTACTTTCACCCATAACGACTGCCTTATCGTACAGAGTCATTTCATTCTCTGGGTGAAGTTAATTTCTTCTATCATCCAATAAACATAGCTGTTGCACCAAAATCTCATCTTAAGACCGTGTGTCGTACCAAGTTCACATCTGCAGGGTTATGTTCCAACTATAGACTTAATTTAGTCTACAATtggaacaaaaaaaactgtacactaaattgattaattggaccaattaaaccTCTAAGCAGCACTTCATTGGTCCAATGACGTAATTTAAGGTACAATTGCAAGAAAACGTAGCAAGGGTTGAATAGCCCTGCTTTAAAATATTGCTACGATGTAATTTTGTAATTTCACTTACACTGGGCTAGGGCAgttttcaaccccggtcctggggactcGCTGTCTacaggttttcattccaactctcCATTACTTAACGAGACCCTTAAAAATTGAACTGATATTTTGCTATAgaccttttttaaaaattgttttcagctcttaaaccgtTGCATATGTCAAGTTAGCTAAAACATTTcagaagtaacttgaactctgcaacggtttaagagctgaaaacgaTTTTAAAAAGTCTGATGAAAGCaaaatatcagttcaattaaagggtctagttaagtagatggaagttggaatgaaaaccagtggATGTAGTCACGTCAGGTTCACGAGTAGGGAATTTTAACTAGAGACTGACGCAGtaagtaaagaaaaataaataaataaaacataagcaGGCATAAACTGGCCTGTCACAATTTAAATCTTGCAGTATTAGTACTACCTGTACCGATAAAACCAAAGTCTTAATTCATAAAATCGTGTATAAGCTCTTACTGTATGTGCACCAAAATACCAATATAGCCCTAATGAAATTCTTATTGTAGGCTACATTTCCCGAATTTTATTAAATGCCAGGTTATATAAGGAAAACGACCCAATAAGCAGAAAAAACCGAGCATACATCTAGTTAACTAATCCGTACCTGTTGCTTCTTTGATGCAGGGACTTTCCAAATTGCCTGTGCTTTTCACGTCCGTCTTTTCCTCAGCCTCAGCAGGAAGCCTCTCCGCTCCAGTTTCTCCTGCATTTCTTTTGCCTTTTTGACCAAAGATATTCCTCTGTATTATGAATAATGCCCATGCCGACAGCACCACGATAATCCCCAGAAGTACTGACGGCCCAAATCCACTAATCATTTCACCAAAAAAATATGTCGGCTCTCTTTACTCTTGCGTTTTTCCTGCTGACTGCAATGTCATCTGCTCACCAGTGGCCAGCTGTAGACTGGGTTTATTCTAACCCTTTTTAATCTGTCTGGTTTACGTAATCACTCTCCGTCGGTGCTGCAGCAATGACAAAACACTTGCTTCTCTCTGCAGTCAGGTGTGCGTCAGAGTCCTGCCAATTAGCTTGGCACCAGACAATTAACTTCATTGAAAAAG from Acipenser ruthenus chromosome 2, fAciRut3.2 maternal haplotype, whole genome shotgun sequence includes the following:
- the LOC117408843 gene encoding starch-binding domain-containing protein 1-like, with translation MISGFGPSVLLGIIVVLSAWALFIIQRNIFGQKGKRNAGETGAERLPAEAEEKTDVKSTGNLESPCIKEATDHLTKNGGNIQESKETSCVEEPMQEEDAAASTDSGSTSPNEMDLPSVEGHHTCTVPGSNEHLSEKNQTRLPKKEATVTGRKMTGSKADMNSAWEPSMEKTEISIMEATMNDNEWLKGLDDNSDGVLHGGESTKMQDAQSGVHTDSRAKEESARGDLDTAGIQESVQTSKKILAVSPMPQNVGVSFRVHYITRSPFQLIAVTGNHRELGNWENYVPLRQDKDGFWCNSVTLPADVKMEWKFVMVENGKIKRWEECFNRCLETTHDDIQAHTWWGCHV